Proteins found in one bacterium genomic segment:
- the phoU gene encoding phosphate signaling complex protein PhoU: MTMHMIHEVEKLKKKILCVCSKVEQNLEKAVLSVGKRDARLAKEVIQVDKEIDANEVEVEEECLKILALHQPVAIDLRYVIAILKINNDLERIGDLAVNIAEVGSFLSRAKPISFPFDFDTMQRKTKAMVKMSIDALVNMDLTTSKEVCQADDEVDAINREMYGQVHKEIMQGPENTESLIRLLSVSRNLERIADYATNIAEDVLYMIEGKIIRHRKITLDK; this comes from the coding sequence ATGACCATGCATATGATTCATGAAGTTGAGAAATTGAAAAAAAAGATACTCTGTGTCTGTTCTAAGGTTGAACAAAATTTGGAAAAAGCGGTTTTGTCCGTTGGCAAACGTGATGCCCGCTTGGCTAAAGAGGTTATTCAGGTGGACAAGGAGATCGATGCCAATGAAGTGGAGGTTGAGGAGGAGTGTTTGAAAATATTGGCGCTCCATCAACCCGTGGCTATTGATCTTCGCTATGTTATTGCGATTTTAAAAATCAACAATGATTTGGAGCGTATTGGTGATTTGGCGGTCAATATTGCCGAGGTCGGATCGTTTTTAAGCCGGGCAAAACCGATATCATTTCCTTTTGATTTTGATACCATGCAGAGAAAAACCAAAGCAATGGTAAAAATGAGTATTGATGCATTGGTGAATATGGACCTGACAACATCCAAGGAGGTGTGTCAGGCAGATGATGAAGTGGATGCAATTAATCGTGAAATGTATGGTCAGGTGCACAAGGAAATCATGCAGGGACCGGAAAATACCGAGAGTCTCATACGACTTCTTTCTGTTTCCCGGAATTTAGAAAGAATTGCAGATTATGCCACCAATATTGCAGAGGATGTTCTGTATATGATAGAGGGTAAAATTATCCGTCATCGAAAGATAACCTTGGACAAATGA
- the pstA gene encoding phosphate ABC transporter permease PstA produces the protein MSTNQPQQMQWVVWCLRLVTYFVIFVVGWIIFDIVIKGIPVITPEFLFSAPKDGGTGGGIWPAIVGTIYLVSGALLVALPLGMGAAIYLSEYASYGRFTKIIRLAIATLAGVPSIVFGLFGLGIFVIFFRFGTSIAAGSMTLACMILPTIIVSSEESLRAVPKGFREASLALGATKWQTIHQNVLPYALPGMMTGSILGVGRAAGETAPILLTVAAFFLPHLPNSVFDQVMALPYHLFILATQHHQMDLVRPLQYGTALVLIALVLGMNLIAIFLRIHFRKKYKW, from the coding sequence ATGAGCACGAATCAGCCGCAGCAGATGCAATGGGTTGTTTGGTGCTTACGCCTGGTGACCTATTTTGTTATTTTCGTGGTGGGTTGGATTATTTTTGATATTGTTATTAAGGGTATCCCTGTGATCACACCGGAATTTTTGTTCAGTGCGCCCAAGGACGGTGGGACCGGCGGAGGGATTTGGCCGGCAATTGTAGGGACGATTTACCTGGTTTCGGGTGCGTTGCTGGTTGCCCTGCCGCTGGGCATGGGCGCTGCGATTTATTTATCCGAATATGCCAGCTACGGACGTTTTACAAAGATCATCCGACTGGCGATTGCGACATTGGCAGGCGTACCGTCCATTGTTTTTGGTTTATTTGGGCTGGGGATTTTTGTTATTTTTTTTAGATTCGGGACCTCAATTGCAGCCGGCAGTATGACATTGGCCTGCATGATATTACCCACCATTATTGTTTCCAGTGAAGAATCACTGCGCGCGGTTCCCAAAGGATTTCGTGAGGCCAGCTTGGCTTTGGGTGCAACCAAATGGCAAACGATCCATCAAAATGTGCTGCCTTATGCGTTGCCGGGTATGATGACCGGTTCGATTTTAGGAGTGGGCAGGGCGGCCGGGGAGACAGCCCCGATTTTATTGACGGTCGCAGCATTTTTTCTTCCGCACTTGCCTAATTCTGTTTTTGATCAGGTCATGGCATTGCCTTATCATTTATTTATTTTGGCAACCCAGCATCATCAAATGGACCTGGTAAGACCTTTGCAATACGGGACAGCTTTGGTCTTGATTGCCTTGGTTTTGGGCATGAACCTGATTGCCATATTTTTAAGAATTCATTTTAGGAAAAAATATAAATGGTAA
- the pstC gene encoding phosphate ABC transporter permease subunit PstC: MLPSELKDRIMKYGLIGAASTSLLIVGLIFIFLFKEAAPFVLDPGIGAFFDLRWEPVSYIAERWGLLPLITGSLLVTLLATLFAIPFGVLGAIYIAEIATPVEREIVKPFIEMLAGIPSVVIGFFGLVVLSPLIKHLFDLSSGLNALTGALLLALMSIPTIITISEDAIKSVPKAYKEASMAMGANKIQTIFRVVVPAAMSGIIAAIMLGMGRVIGETMAVLMVTGNAPLITVNPFESVRTMTACIAAEMGEVAFGDTHYMALFWVGIVLLFMTFFINFISMKVLKGYQR; the protein is encoded by the coding sequence ATGCTACCTAGTGAATTGAAAGACCGCATCATGAAATATGGTTTGATTGGCGCCGCTTCAACCAGTCTTTTAATTGTCGGCCTTATTTTTATTTTTTTGTTTAAAGAAGCAGCGCCGTTTGTGCTTGATCCCGGCATTGGGGCGTTTTTTGATCTGCGCTGGGAGCCGGTCTCTTATATTGCAGAGCGCTGGGGATTGCTGCCTTTGATTACCGGATCTTTGTTGGTGACCTTGCTGGCCACTTTATTTGCCATTCCATTCGGTGTGCTGGGGGCCATTTATATTGCAGAGATCGCCACGCCGGTGGAACGCGAAATTGTTAAACCGTTTATTGAAATGCTGGCCGGGATTCCTTCGGTGGTTATTGGTTTTTTCGGACTGGTTGTTTTGTCCCCGCTGATTAAACATCTTTTTGATTTGAGTTCCGGACTCAATGCCTTGACCGGCGCCCTGCTGTTGGCCTTGATGTCCATTCCCACGATTATTACCATTTCAGAGGATGCCATTAAAAGCGTTCCGAAAGCATACAAGGAAGCTTCCATGGCCATGGGTGCCAATAAAATTCAGACGATTTTTCGGGTGGTGGTACCGGCGGCGATGTCAGGTATTATTGCGGCGATTATGTTGGGGATGGGACGCGTGATTGGAGAGACCATGGCGGTTTTGATGGTTACGGGAAATGCGCCTTTAATAACAGTCAATCCTTTTGAGTCGGTCCGTACCATGACAGCCTGCATTGCCGCAGAAATGGGCGAGGTGGCATTTGGAGATACGCATTATATGGCACTGTTTTGGGTCGGTATTGTCCTGTTGTTTATGACCTTTTTTATTAATTTTATATCCATGAAAGTGTTGAAAGGGTACCAGCGATGA
- the pstB gene encoding phosphate ABC transporter ATP-binding protein PstB, whose product MESKISVSDMNFYYGSNQALFDINIKIAPQKVTAFIGPSGCGKSTFLRTINRMNDIIDNTRIAGKVLIDGEDIYSFKTDVVNLRKRVGMVFQKSNPFPKSIYENITYGPKIHGTRDKHILEEVVERSLMRAGLWEEVKDRLGTSALELSGGQQQRLCIARAMAVNPDILLMDEPASALDPRSTAKIEDLIGTLREKYTIVIVTHNMQQAARVSDFTAFFYEGKLIEFDKTQKIFTQPEHKQTEDYITGRFG is encoded by the coding sequence ATGGAAAGTAAAATATCAGTTTCAGATATGAACTTTTATTATGGGAGTAATCAGGCGCTCTTTGATATTAATATAAAGATCGCACCGCAGAAAGTTACCGCGTTTATTGGTCCTTCCGGTTGCGGGAAGTCGACCTTTTTGCGTACGATCAACCGGATGAATGATATTATCGATAATACCCGGATCGCGGGAAAAGTACTGATTGACGGCGAGGACATCTATTCTTTCAAAACGGATGTGGTCAACTTGCGAAAGCGGGTGGGAATGGTTTTTCAAAAGTCCAATCCTTTCCCCAAATCGATTTATGAGAATATAACCTATGGTCCCAAAATACATGGGACCAGGGATAAACACATATTGGAAGAGGTTGTTGAGCGAAGTTTGATGCGGGCGGGTTTATGGGAAGAGGTCAAGGACCGTCTCGGGACCAGCGCGCTTGAATTATCCGGTGGTCAACAGCAGCGGCTCTGTATTGCGCGTGCGATGGCGGTTAATCCGGATATCCTGCTTATGGATGAACCGGCCTCGGCGTTGGACCCGCGTTCAACCGCTAAAATTGAGGACTTGATTGGTACGTTGCGGGAAAAATATACGATTGTGATTGTAACCCATAATATGCAGCAAGCGGCTCGGGTCTCTGATTTTACCGCTTTTTTTTATGAAGGCAAGTTGATTGAATTTGATAAGACCCAGAAAATATTTACTCAGCCGGAGCATAAACAAACAGAAGATTATATTACCGGGCGATTCGGCTAA
- a CDS encoding PstS family phosphate ABC transporter substrate-binding protein: MKKLLGIAFGIMLMGLGTAAIAGDSLQVKGSDTMVHLATKWAETYMAANQSMEVAVTGGGSGTGIAALLNGTADVACASRKIKGKEVDRGKGMGIDIIEHIVARDGIAVIVHPSNKVDALSMKQLKKMYIGEYKKWKQVGGTKKKIDLLSRDSSSGTYAFFQKKVLEKMDYSVRARRMPSNSAIVQSVSEDKYTIGYVGLGYLAEAGDKVKGLEIKADEKSAGVYPSQATVVDSSYVINRPLHLYTNGQPTGKVKAFLDFVMSVEGQKIVNDLGFVAIK, encoded by the coding sequence ATGAAAAAATTACTGGGAATTGCATTTGGCATCATGCTTATGGGATTGGGAACAGCAGCCATTGCCGGAGACAGTTTGCAGGTCAAAGGTTCGGACACCATGGTGCACTTGGCCACCAAATGGGCGGAGACCTATATGGCTGCCAATCAGAGTATGGAGGTTGCGGTCACCGGGGGCGGGTCCGGTACCGGCATTGCCGCGCTTTTAAATGGAACGGCTGATGTTGCGTGCGCATCACGTAAAATCAAAGGCAAAGAAGTGGACAGGGGCAAAGGTATGGGAATTGATATCATTGAGCACATTGTTGCGCGTGATGGGATTGCCGTAATTGTGCATCCTTCCAATAAAGTGGATGCGCTCAGCATGAAGCAATTGAAGAAAATGTATATTGGTGAATATAAGAAATGGAAACAGGTGGGTGGAACAAAAAAGAAGATTGATCTGCTTTCCCGCGACTCCAGTTCAGGAACCTATGCTTTTTTTCAGAAAAAAGTCCTGGAAAAAATGGATTATTCAGTGAGGGCCCGCCGTATGCCGTCTAATTCTGCGATTGTGCAGTCAGTCTCAGAGGATAAATACACAATCGGATATGTTGGATTGGGTTATCTGGCTGAGGCGGGAGATAAAGTGAAGGGGTTGGAAATTAAGGCGGATGAGAAATCAGCCGGTGTTTATCCTTCACAAGCAACCGTGGTGGACAGCTCCTATGTGATTAACCGGCCATTGCATCTTTATACCAACGGCCAACCCACAGGGAAGGTAAAGGCGTTTCTGGATTTTGTGATGAGTGTGGAAGGTCAGAAAATCGTTAATGATCTTGGTTTTGTTGCGATTAAATAA
- a CDS encoding putative porin gives MTKKVMLIAMGVMLLATSQAVAGEWYDKVKLGADLRYRHENIVKQKDRVVGTDVETYDEIRDRQRVRFRLKVEGKVNDNWKLKARLATGGLGTESTNQTLDGEYANKMFDLDQAYAEGKLFGVEDPIVTALLGKMSNPMVNPGKSQLLWDGDVTPEGVAAQFSYSIAAVEIFSNLGGFWLDERSKEIDSLCYSGQAGVKMKFGGIKLMVGGGLNAITDAYNTYGRNINVGEAFFEMGAKLVGQKVKLFGHYAQNGGAAGDEVVPQGSTSGDPETVDVSAMAFGAQFGKAKKAGSYQVKAMYKKYGNGYQFIWSDSDFAGGAMDSSGIVLAAAYAIWDNTTLGATYFINKYEDTNTGDYSSLEYNRLQIDLKVKY, from the coding sequence ATGACGAAGAAAGTTATGTTGATTGCAATGGGAGTGATGTTACTGGCAACAAGCCAGGCAGTGGCAGGTGAATGGTACGACAAAGTCAAGCTGGGTGCGGATCTGCGTTACCGGCATGAGAACATTGTAAAACAAAAGGACCGGGTTGTGGGAACGGATGTTGAAACCTATGATGAAATCCGCGACCGGCAGCGTGTGCGCTTCCGCCTGAAAGTGGAAGGCAAAGTGAACGACAACTGGAAATTGAAGGCCCGTTTGGCCACTGGTGGTCTGGGGACTGAATCCACCAACCAAACGTTAGACGGCGAATATGCCAACAAGATGTTTGATTTGGACCAGGCTTATGCGGAAGGCAAGCTCTTTGGTGTGGAAGACCCGATCGTGACCGCGCTTTTGGGCAAGATGAGTAATCCTATGGTCAACCCCGGTAAATCCCAACTGCTGTGGGACGGTGATGTGACGCCTGAAGGTGTGGCTGCGCAGTTTTCTTATTCAATTGCGGCGGTGGAAATTTTTAGTAATCTGGGTGGGTTTTGGTTGGATGAAAGAAGCAAGGAAATTGATAGTTTATGCTATAGCGGTCAGGCAGGTGTCAAAATGAAATTTGGAGGCATCAAACTGATGGTTGGCGGTGGTTTGAATGCCATTACCGATGCCTATAACACGTATGGCAGAAATATTAATGTGGGTGAAGCGTTTTTTGAAATGGGCGCTAAATTGGTCGGGCAAAAAGTAAAACTTTTCGGTCACTATGCACAAAACGGCGGCGCGGCCGGCGATGAGGTTGTTCCGCAGGGATCAACCAGCGGCGACCCTGAAACAGTGGATGTTTCCGCCATGGCTTTTGGCGCACAGTTCGGCAAAGCTAAAAAGGCCGGGTCGTATCAAGTGAAAGCAATGTATAAAAAATATGGCAACGGCTACCAGTTTATTTGGTCTGATTCCGACTTTGCCGGCGGGGCCATGGACAGCAGCGGTATTGTTTTGGCTGCGGCCTATGCGATATGGGACAACACCACCCTCGGTGCAACATATTTTATCAATAAATATGAAGACACCAACACCGGTGATTATTCTTCTCTGGAGTATAATCGTTTGCAGATTGATTTAAAGGTTAAATATTAA
- a CDS encoding chemotaxis protein CheD has translation MHVTVSLSNMKLSKNLTDTLVARDVGTGVGLAVHDPISKISGLYYMMLPNSSVYPGMAQKKPLMFANTGIPLFIQAFLEQGANRIHLKACIAGGADLIPTGKIVFSVGRENIRSVSEILHTNGIFIQQHIVGGNRSRAIYLDVGSGQSRVSEN, from the coding sequence ATGCATGTTACTGTTTCTCTCTCAAATATGAAGCTATCAAAAAATTTAACCGACACATTGGTTGCACGCGATGTCGGAACAGGCGTAGGTCTGGCAGTCCACGATCCGATTTCGAAAATCAGCGGCCTGTACTATATGATGTTGCCAAATTCAAGTGTTTATCCCGGGATGGCACAGAAGAAACCACTGATGTTCGCCAACACAGGTATTCCGCTGTTTATTCAAGCATTTCTGGAACAAGGGGCAAACCGTATTCATCTCAAGGCCTGTATTGCAGGTGGGGCGGATTTGATCCCGACGGGGAAGATAGTTTTTTCTGTTGGCAGGGAAAATATCCGAAGCGTTTCTGAAATTCTGCACACAAACGGAATTTTCATTCAGCAGCACATTGTAGGCGGGAATCGATCGCGCGCCATTTATCTTGATGTTGGATCCGGACAAAGCCGGGTAAGTGAAAACTAA
- a CDS encoding PilZ domain-containing protein — protein MTDKLSEFQMERRRFLRFSIEIKLHYQCLKKASQSNLQTTTTKDIGAGGLAMYTSDKLDENQMLMLTLFLPGEVAISEGAQPGKRSKTFILAKVVWNKSITNSTYLQGIQFIDLKLEDRSRLRKFLVTYPEKSEN, from the coding sequence ATGACAGATAAATTGTCAGAATTCCAAATGGAAAGACGTCGATTTTTGAGATTTTCGATTGAGATTAAACTCCATTATCAATGTCTTAAAAAAGCTTCCCAATCAAACCTGCAAACAACCACGACAAAAGACATCGGCGCTGGTGGCTTGGCAATGTATACAAGCGACAAGCTGGATGAAAACCAGATGCTCATGTTGACCTTGTTTCTTCCTGGAGAGGTTGCAATCTCTGAGGGAGCGCAACCAGGCAAGAGGTCAAAAACTTTTATTTTGGCAAAAGTTGTTTGGAATAAAAGCATTACAAACAGCACCTATTTACAAGGGATTCAATTCATTGATTTGAAACTGGAAGATAGAAGCCGGTTGCGGAAATTTTTAGTAACCTACCCGGAAAAAAGCGAAAATTAA